The DNA region AATAAGGAACTGGGATTCATTACTTAGTCTTCTTCCCTTTGGTCTCCTTGCCCGGGTCATTCTTGAAAGGAAGGAATGTCTTGCCGCCCATGTAATGTCTTAAAACATTCGGTATTTCGACCCCATCCTCCTTTTGGTAGTTCTCGAGGATGCAGCACAATGTCCTCTCGGTCGCTGTGAGGGTCGAGTTTAACATGTGCACGTATTTAGGTTTATCGTTACCCTGCACATGTATTTGTATAAGAAAAGTTAAGCCTTTGGAAGAGAATAAAGATTGCGAGACAATGACCACAAAAAATCAATAAGATAGGCACACGACCAAGAGAGAGACATAGAGTTAATAGTGTTGAGGTCTTGTATAAATTGGTGTTTTCTGGTTGATCCTAAAGATGCCCTGGAATGATTTGTCCTCTGGCCTTGGTGTAAAATTCATCGAGAGAGGCTGACAATTCCATGCATACCTAATTTTACCTTTTTTTGCCCGTAGCGAGTTTCCAATCTTCTCGCCTGATAATCTGTACAGTTTGAGCAGGAGACCAGTTCTCTGTACGTATTTGATGCAGGGAACCAACCCTCCAAGTCATACTTTTTCGCAGCTGCGTCGTTCAGTGCCCCGGAGACAATGGCTACAACTTGATGGGGAATTTTCAGCTGATAATCCATAAAGTCAGTTGAAATTAATTCATGGTGTgaatataaagaaaaataaatggtGATCATTAAATTAGCAGGCATAGGAGTTGGCTTCAAAACATAAATTTTCACTACAACCCATATATAGTAGATTTTCATGGTTGACGCaatcatcgataaaaacaagGGAAATTGAACGAGATACCATTTTATAGAAATCCTCGGAATTTTTTATCATTTCTTCGTGCATGTCCCATGACTCATTTTCATTTGGGCTGGTTATACAGAATTGTTCCACCTTCTCAAACTGATGAACACGAAAAATTCCAAGAGTATCTCGACCATGTGAACCTGCTTCTTTACGGAAGCATGACGAATATCCAGCATATCTGATAGAACACATTATTCATaagtaaaacaaaaaacaaaaattaaacaaaataaaatcttaaCTGACTGCAAAAGAATATGTTAAACCCAACAATCTAGCTACAAGACTATAGCAGGCCAAGTTACTCAATTGGTGATAATGAAAATAATGTACCTCAAAGGCAGTTGCGAAGGATGTATCCAATCATCTAGGTGATATGCACAAAGTGGTTGTTCAGCAGTAGCAATAAGATATTTGTCGTCTCCCTCGCCAGTTACCTATTGAACATACAATCAGGCATATTTTTAAtcaccaaaaaaataatttttccatTAAGAAAGCTATTAAGCGTATAAACAAAATTGCAAGCAATAGCATCACCACATCAAGAAAAAAATCCCAAATGTGGGATTCAGCAAAATAATTTAATCGTATGATAGTGTGAAGAAAGCCCtatcaaataaaacacaaaaCTGATCTGAGCCTCTCAAATTGAATCTGTTCATTCAACTGGTTAACAATatcattatataatataaagaaCCAACACTCTTAAAGTGAGAATTCATATGCTAAACCAACAAAACATTTCAATTCATTTCACACGCTAACCTCAAGGTGCTCTGGAATAAACTAAGATACCGTCTTTGTCCATTTTCAACCTTAAATGGTTGCGAGCACCCTCTAACATTACCTGTTTGACGTTACTAATAATCCTATCTCTTGAAGTCGATCATATCGCTCATTGAAAAAACTTCAAGTTGGCAAGTGCACCAGGAGACAAAAATATGTATGACTCCTCGGAGCATCAAATAACAATAACTCTATTCTTCCTGTTATCTATACTATTCTATTAAGTGTGAGGGCCTTAGAATAACTACCTTTGaggacaccaaaatatttaattccatAATTAACCTTCTTACCCtactaaaaacattttcaagtcactccatattttaaatataaaaaaatcaaaacaaaaatttccttttaaatcgaacaacttttctaaatcgaaaataatttcgtgttaattatttagtattatttgatcaaattaaaaataataatagcacATGCAATGCATGTGCTATCTTTTACTAGTCTTCATGAGGTTTCAGTAGCTTTTCAAAGAATATTTGGTAAAATGATAGTTGTCATGGGATAAACGCGAACTAGAAATTTAGCAAATACGGCACTGCAACACAAGAGGTGTGACAATGAAGGTGGCCATTTTGGACAAAAAAAAACTCATATATAGTCTCCAAATTACATGCTTTGCCACTTCAAAAATTGCTTAACAAGTAAGGTCTGTCTCCAGCCATCTTATAGATTTGTTATAATAACGACTCAAAGGTCTTTTCAAAGAAATTTGCATTCTCTACACCAGTTGTCTCGTAATACTTGTTCAGTAATTGATAACTTTGTTTGGAGTTCAACTCGATTTGGTTAAacatttgaaaacataaaaaaaatcagcTAAAAATACTCTAGTAAAACATAACTAAAGCAGCAGATAGGAAACAGTTGGAATAAGTTCCTCAAGAACTCGGGAATCCATCCGAATAATGGGTCAATTCTAATTTTTCCTGGTGTGCGACGTATCCATCTTACAAGTGTTAAGATTTAAGCCTGATTGAACTGGAGGATTGTCGTCCCTTTAATATGGGATATTATCgtctttttgttttaatttcCACCTATTTTATTTTTCACCAGTTCAACACTCGTGCCCAGTACAGCTCGAAGTGTGGCATGAAATTTCTCTAACAGTTAGTTTTTGAGTTATAAAATAGGTTCAAGAATAACCTTGTAAAGTTCTTCATCAAATTGTGTCAATTGAGCACACTTGGCCATAATTTCTTTTCTCATGAAGAATGGAGTCTGCAACGCAGTAAAGCCCCTCTTTTCCAAAAATTCAAGACCGAAATTGATCAGAGCTTGATTAAGTCGCACACCATCCCCTTTGAGATAGAAACCTCGGCCTCCGGCTACATTTGCTCCTAAAGTAAACCAAATTTAGTTGCATTAGTAGACAACCGCAATAACAATGTGCAATAATTGTGAAGTTCAAAATATCTGATTGTGGGTGAGGCATATCGGCTGCTGTCCATGTGGATCGGAACCCCTTCTCTTCACGCattataataatcaaatttgtcCAAGTAAGTAACTTATTATCGATAAAACAGAATCATACATAAGATCAATCATATGAACCGTGGAAATACTCGAGTCTCCTGGAGAAActaactaaaaaataaatagaaagatCAAAAGTACGAAATTAGACATCAACTTAAATGGTCCCACGATTATACAGTTACATAACATGGTAGCACACAATACatgatattcaaaataataataacacttCGTACCCTTTTTTATATCCGCGATTCCCAGAAGCTCTACAAGATCAACATGATTTTTCAGCTTTGGTGCAGTCCACCTCTCTCCCCATGATCGTTCAACAGCATTATTTGCCTATAAAATATTTCATCTCTCGAAGGAATGTTTCatcaaaagaaaatataaatttacaGAACAACAACTTCAGTTAACGACATACCTCATCATTGCTGATGGGGACAGAATCATGTACAAGGTTTCCTATAATTTGCAGTCTAGACTGCACTGCTGCTAAAGCCTCTTGCACCTCCGCCTCTTTGTTTGCAGTAAGTTTTTTGTTTTCCTCTGTACTAGCAATCATTCCACTGATATCATCACCTGCCTTTCAGGACCCAGCAAAAGAATTCAGTCTGATATCCAAAGATATCAATGCAGAAAACTCGGTAgcattgataaataataaaagatcCAAAGGGTAATGCGAGTCAAGCCATAAATGGTAACTACACAGCCCCTCAATTTAAACAACAAAGGAATCGGTATGTTTCTAATAACTTAAATTTCTAGAAAATGCAATAAATTTATAACTGACAAGCCTTTTTAGGTTTACAAAATACCCCGGCGTACCCAGGTAAAATTTGACGTGTCAGAGACTCTACATATCCAAGTATCATTTGGTTGGATTCCTATACAAAAGCATCTAATCAACTATGCTAAAGAGTGTGTCGTGCGAATACTTCGAATTTTATCTTTGAGACGGTGGCTTAAATGTTCAGCATTGTCCCTTCAAAAATCAGAATGTTGTGGACTTTCCTTGTGACAAACTTTACTGGACAAGGCTAGAGTGTGACAGAAAGAAACATACCAAGTgagaataattaaaaaattcacTCGAGAAAAAAGTGTCATATAGACCAAGTAAATATGAAGAAGTACTCACAATTCTGAGACCGgctatttttttgtttatactGTTGAATTCCTTCTTCAACAAATCTAGCTCATATTGTCCTACAATAATATCACATCAAAGTTGCATAAATCTGCATAATGAAGAACAGCACATCGCCACAAACCAAAATGAACAAGGAACTATGAAGTTAATATGAATAATTACGTTCACGCCAAGCTGTGTCGAGTTGAATGACCTCGTCGACAAGACCAACATTGGCATAACGACGACGCTGAGACTCTCTGATTTTTTCCGGGTTCCCGCCTTTCTCTTCCCGAAAGAGATTAATGTCCAACATGCTTATCTACCTCTCCTACCTATTAATATGCACAATTCAAACAATAGTCAAAAAATTGGAAAGCAGTTACGATCTTTGCGAGATTGAAATGCTAAACGATAAGTAATGGAAAAAAACTACAGTGATGTGTAGAATAGATGTTAACTCGGTGAAACAGCACAGATAAGACGCTAAAAATGAGTTCGGTAGGTGGTAACAAGATATTAGTTGACAACCCAGATAGATCAGAACCACGATCAAATTTTACAATCTGAAAACGAAATTAGATTACAACCGCGGCCCTCAATTCTTAGGGGACTCGACAAGACCGTGTCTTGGGTCCTCAAACTTCACTATCTTTTCCATAAACATTGGAAACATAACACATCACTGAATCAACCAAGGGTCAAAAGTCACCTAAATCTCCAACTTacaaaaaatataacaaaaatgGAGACTCATTCCGAATATAATAACTCATAAGAGATCGAGAAAGAACAACATCACAAAGAAGCCCACGTCCAGAAACAGCACATCGTGTACAGATTCAGAGTCCAAATAGCTTACACAAATCTACCATTTATAGGTTGCCAACGCCTCATTCGGCATCATATCTTGAGAAATtgtcaaataaaataaacaGAAACAGACAGAAACTAAGCGCTTACCACGATGCGGCCAAATTAGAAAGGAATATCGAAACACAAGTGAAAAGTGGATCGGAGAATTCGTAGACGGAGTTAACTGCGAAAGTTAGGGTTTATACTATTTTTATTTGAGGTTTGGGCCGTGTTCGGCCCCTCTCATTCCGTATTACCCAAACCATTTatgtaataataaataaaaaaattattttattaacacGTCGCATTTTTAGTTTTgtattttttgttaaataattatggtcatataattatattttaataattaattttagtatgttttaaatcatatgattaaatttttataattacacaattaaaaaaattctttgTGACATtcacatgtatttaaaaatataattatcaaatttcaacaaTATACAGCAATTTAATCACACGATTTTAAGAACAAtaactaaaatattattataacatAGTTACATCGactataattaatttaataaaatatccaTGACTAAAAATATCTCATCTTAATACGtacaaaattaaaattgacGTTTTTCTTTTTATTAGTTAACAAAACTAAAAGTATAATTTAGATTTTAATTTCATGTTTACATTTTAGTTTATAACTgtgttttaaattaaaaaaaatgggtattttgaaaaaaaatagtgGATATCAGATATCAAAATTAGTTACTATATAAATTTCTTACAATTATTtatggaaaaaatatataacttAAGTCTCCATATTTTATACTAAAATAATTTTGGCCCCAATATAACAAGAGtagttctcttgtgagacggtttcacgaatctttatccgtgagacgggtcaaccctaccgatattcacaataaaaagtcacactcttagcataaaaattaatattttttcatagataactcaaataagatatccgcgtcacaaaatacgacccgtgagaccgtctcacacaagtttttgccatcaaaattgtggggacccggacgctaatcaagttcttaatcatcattgggactaattaatcaattataaacagggtctaaatttttttttaaaatgcggaacgtagtgacataagaacatatacacatctcagtatataaaagtaccaattctataccacatacatttatttaattaaggtttaacagctaatatcaagtgtccaaccatatctctaatccaagtccggagccgccactctaatcacgatctctcttcatcttctcaaccctgaacctgtcccacctgttgtcatgtacacacacaaacaagacaacagccggataattccggtgagaatataatcccagtataaatcaacgaaacatgtaatcatataaacaaatataacgcATGTAACAGGTagcagcaatatgtatcaaaatctgaaacataatcaatcaCAGATTGTAGATAATGCTCGTAACTCTACCATTCAGattagactcaatcctagtctagggatcccgatttctagaagttggcattccatatcgatcaacagtaatagaagaattttcgattctatccacatcgatatagtatcgatcaccagtaatagaaggagctctgattc from Primulina tabacum isolate GXHZ01 chromosome 14, ASM2559414v2, whole genome shotgun sequence includes:
- the LOC142524615 gene encoding serine--tRNA ligase-like, whose translation is MLDINLFREEKGGNPEKIRESQRRRYANVGLVDEVIQLDTAWRERQYELDLLKKEFNSINKKIAGLRIAGDDISGMIASTEENKKLTANKEAEVQEALAAVQSRLQIIGNLVHDSVPISNDEANNAVERSWGERWTAPKLKNHVDLVELLGIADIKKGANVAGGRGFYLKGDGVRLNQALINFGLEFLEKRGFTALQTPFFMRKEIMAKCAQLTQFDEELYKVTGEGDDKYLIATAEQPLCAYHLDDWIHPSQLPLRYAGYSSCFRKEAGSHGRDTLGIFRVHQFEKVEQFCITSPNENESWDMHEEMIKNSEDFYKMLKIPHQVVAIVSGALNDAAAKKYDLEGWFPASNTYRELVSCSNCTDYQARRLETRYGQKKGNDKPKYVHMLNSTLTATERTLCCILENYQKEDGVEIPNVLRHYMGGKTFLPFKNDPGKETKGKKTK